A window of Microbacterium hominis genomic DNA:
TGTCGATCCTCGGAGCCGTGCTCGTCTTCGCGGGCACCGCGATGACGACGACGTTCGTCATCATCCAGCTCGTCACCCACGGCCTGCGCGGAGTCACCGCAGGCAAGGCGGCGATGCGGCTGCGCTCGATCCGCCTCGACGACCTCGGCCGCCCCGGTTTCTGGCGCATCGTGCTGCGCGCACTCGTGCTGTCCGCCTCCTGCCTGGTGCCGCTGGTGGGCCCCGCCCTCCTCTTCCTCTCGTACGGGATCGATCCGCAGCGCCGCGGGCGCAGCATCCTCGACCGCATCGCGGGCATCTGGCTCATCGACGCCCGCGCGGGCCTGGATCCCTTCGACGCCAAGGCGCTGCGCCACGCCCGTCGCGCGATGCGCGGCAAGCCGGCCTCCGAGGAGGACCTCCCGTCGCTGGCCACGGGAGCCGCCGCCGAGAGCGCCCTGCGCATCGCCGACGCGCGCTCGCGTGCCGGCGTGGTGGGCCCCGGGGGCACCGGGGCGCAGTGGGCGCCGGTGGCCGGCGCGTCGTCCCTCGCCGATGTCATCGCCCGGGTGCCCGGAGCGCAGCGGACGGTGGATGCCGCCCCCGCGGCATCCGGCGGCGCAGCGTCCTTCGCCCCGGCCGCGGCGCCCGCACCGGTGCCCGCACCGGCCGCCGCAGCGCCCGCTCCGACCCCCGCGGCGCCCGCGCCCGCGCCGGCCGTGGCAGCGACGCCCGCGCCTGCGCCCGCGCCGGCTCCGGCCGCGGCGACCCCCGCGGCTCAGCGCCTGGCCACGCGGCGCGCGCAGGTGGCGGTGCGCTTCGACGACGGCTCGCTGGTGCGGGTGCCCTCGTTCGCCCTCATCGGACGCGACCCCGAGTCCGCCTCCGGCGAGAGCGTGGACGCCCGGGTGAGCCTCGACGATCCCGAGCGGCTCATGTCCAAGACCCATGCCGCGTTCGGCCAGTCCGCCGAGGGCGTGTGGGTGAGCGATCGCGGGTCGCGCAACGGCACCCAGCTCCACTCGCCGGGCGGAGACGTCGTCGACGTGCCGACGCAGGAGCGCATGCTGGTGCCGACCGGGTGGCGGGTGCAGCTGGGCGGGAGATCGTTCGAGGTCGTGGCCCGAGGGAGTGACTCATGAAGCTGAAGCTGGGCCTGCGGCGCGGCGCGGGAGCCGCCGTCGACGTGCTCATCACCGCCGATGCCACGGCGACCGTCGAAGACGTCGCGCGGGCCGTGGCGGCCGGTGACGCGCTCGCCTCGGCGGGAGCCGTCAACGCCGGGGGAGTGCCGACCCTTCAGGTCGCGCCGCCCGCGGGGCATCCCGTGCAGCTGGATCCGCGCGCCCTCATCGCCGAAGCCCCCATCGGCTCCGGCTTCGACGCGGCCGTCGTGCCCGCCCCGGCGGGAGCCGCCGGCGGCGGGGCCACGGCAGCGATCATGCAGATCCACAGCGGGCCGGAGGCGGGCCGCACCGTGGCGCTGCCGGCCGGCGCCTCGGTCATCGGCCGGGTCGCCCCGCGCAGGTCGTGCTCGACGATCCCCTCGTCTCCAAGCGCCACGCGCGCGTGGAGGTCGACCAGAGCATCGAGCTCGTCGACCTCAACTCCGCCAACGGCCTGGTCGTCGACGGGGGACTGGTCCAGCGCGTCCGGGTGATCCCCGGCCAGCGGATCACGATCGGCGCGACCGAGGTGTCCTTCGCCCTCGTGCCGCGGGTGGAGACCGACGACTCGCGCGTGCTCGAGCGCGGCGGCGCGCTCATGTTCAACCGCTCGCCGCGCGTGGAGGATCGCTACGCGGGGCGCGAGTTCCGGCATCCGATCATCCCGAACGAGGCCGATCCGCGCATCTTCCCGTGGCCGATGATCATGGCCCCGGTGCTCCTCGGGCTCGCGATGTTCGCGATGACCCAGCGCCCCACGTCGCTGCTCATCGTCTTCATGGCCCCGCTCATGATGCTCGGCAACTTCATCGGCCAGCGCACCCAGCAGGGCAAGAAGCTGCAGCTGGAGATCGCGACGTTCGAGACCCAGCTCGACGACCTCGAAGACGCCCTCCAGCGCGAGGAGGTCGTCGAGCGCGACCGTCGCCGCGCCGAGGCTCCGGCGACGGCCACGGTGTACGAGGCCGCGATGGCGCTCGGACCCCTGCTGTGGACGCGGCGCCCCGAGCACTGGAACTTCCTGGGGCTGCGGCTCGGAGTGGGAACCGGCACGAGCCGCAACACCGTGCAGGAGCCCACCGACCAGCGCGGCATCGCCCAGTACTCGCTCCAGGTCGAGCAGCTGCGCGAGCGCTTCCGCACGGTCGAGGACGTGCCGCTGATCGAGCTGCTGCCCTCGGCGGGGGCGATCGGCATCGCCGGCCCGCGCGAACTCGCCGCCGACGTCGTGCGCGGCCTCGGCGTGCAGCTGTTCGGCCTGCACGCGCCCAACGAGGTCGTCACCGCCGCCATCGTCGATCCGGGCTGGACCGGCGACATGGAGTGGATGAAGTGGCTCCCGCACACCACGAGCCCGCGCTCGCCGTTCGCAGAGATGGCCCTCGCCGACAGCCAGTCGGCGGGGACGGCGCTGCTCAACGGCCTGGAGGAGGCGATCCTGGAGCGGCTCTCCGGGTCAGCCACGCGCCGCGGCCCGCTGTCCGCGCAGGCGACCTCGATGGCCATGGGCAAGCACGTCGGGGACCACCGCGACGCCGCGGGCGAGGTCGGCGACGTGTCGCTCGTGCTCTTCGTCACCCACGATGCGCCGGTGGACCGCCCGCGCCTCACCCAGGTGATCGAGCGCGGGCCGGATGCCGGTGTCTACACGATCTTCGTCGCCCCCACGGTCGAGTCGCTGCCGGCGGCCTGCCGCACCTTCGTCGACGTATCGAACGGCCTCGCCGACGCGACCGTCGGCTGGGTGCGCGCCGGCGAGCGCGGGCCGTCGGTCGCGATCGAAGGCGTCTCCCGCGAATACGCCGAGATCTTCGCCAAGCGCCTGGCCCCGGTGGTCGACTCGAGCTCGGTGGCCGCAGACTCCTCCGACCTGCCGGCGAGCGTGTCGCTGCTGCGCCTCATCGGCACCGACATGGCCGCCGAGCCGCAGGCCGCCGTCGAGCGGTGGCGGCAGAACAACTCGATCGTCGACCGCACGCGAGGACCCCGGCCGCGCCTGAAGCGCGCCGGCACCCTCAAGGCGTACATCGGCCAGGGCAGCCCCGACGCCATGTCGCTCGACCTGCGCACCCAGGGTCCGCATGCGCTCGTGGGCGGCACGACCGGGTCGGGCAAGTCGGAGTTCCTGCAGGCGTGGGTGCTGGGCATGGCCGCCGAGTACAGTCCCGACCGCGTCACGTTCCTGTTCGTCGACTACAAGGGCGGGTCGGCCTTCGCCGACTGCGTCGACCTGCCGCACTGCGTTGGCCTGGTCACCGACCTGAGCCCGCACCTCGTACGCCGTGCGCTCACGAGCCTGCGGGCGGAGCTCCACCACCGCGAGCACCTGTTCAACCGCAAGAAGGCAAAAGACCTCCTCGAGCTGGAGAAGCGCCAGGACCCCGAGACGCCGCCCGCGCTGGTGCTCGTCATCGACGAGTTCGCCGCGCTCGCGACCGAGGTGCCGGAGTTCGTCGACGGGGTGGTCGACATCGCCCAGCGAGGCCGCTCGCTCGGCATCCACCTGATCATGGCCACCCAGCGGCCGGCCGGCGTCATCAAGGACAACCTGCGCGCGAACACCAACCTTCGCGTCGCGCTGCGGATGGCCGATGCGGCCGATTCGAACGACGTCGTCGGCGACGTCGTGGCCTCGACCTTCGATCCGTCGCTGCCCGGCCGCGGCATCGCCAAGACCGGCCCGGGCCGGCTCGTGCCGTTCCAGTCCGGCTACGCGGGCGGCTGGACCTCGGAGGAGCCCGACCACGCCCAGGTGCGGGTGGCGGAGCTGCGCTTCGGATCGGTGACGCTGTGGGAGTCGGACGGCGAGGGCGAGTCGGACACCCACGACGAGGACCTCGGACCCAACGACCAGAAGCGGCTGGTCGCGAACCTCGTGCGCGCGGCAGCCGACGCCGCGATCCCGGCGCCGCGCCGGCCGTGGCTCGACGACCTCGCCGGCACGATCGACCTGCGCGACCTGCCGCTGGAGGGCGATCACCGGATCCCCCTCGGCGTCGCCGACATCCCGCAGCGCCAGCTGCAGGCGCCGGTGTTCTTCGAGCCCGACACCGACGGCCACATGCTCGTCTACGGCACCAGCGGCGCCGGCAAGAGCGCCGCCCTGCGCACCATCGGCATCGCCGCGGGCGCGCGGCCCGACCTCGCCCGCGCCGCGGTGTACGGCATCGACTTCGGCACCGGCGCGCTGCGCTCGATGGAGTCGCTCCCGCACGTGGGCTCGATCGTGCCCGGCGACGACGCCGAGCGTGTGCAGCGCCTGTTCCGGACCCTGCGCGGCATGCTCGACGATCGCGCGAAGCGCTA
This region includes:
- a CDS encoding RDD family protein, which codes for MTDRPFSAAPAPADAAVAPAAEGLDPVASARLGLVPAATGHRAVAFAIDAAIWLLLSAPVVIGTVLLAMAAAVGDPVSILGAVLVFAGTAMTTTFVIIQLVTHGLRGVTAGKAAMRLRSIRLDDLGRPGFWRIVLRALVLSASCLVPLVGPALLFLSYGIDPQRRGRSILDRIAGIWLIDARAGLDPFDAKALRHARRAMRGKPASEEDLPSLATGAAAESALRIADARSRAGVVGPGGTGAQWAPVAGASSLADVIARVPGAQRTVDAAPAASGGAASFAPAAAPAPVPAPAAAAPAPTPAAPAPAPAVAATPAPAPAPAPAAATPAAQRLATRRAQVAVRFDDGSLVRVPSFALIGRDPESASGESVDARVSLDDPERLMSKTHAAFGQSAEGVWVSDRGSRNGTQLHSPGGDVVDVPTQERMLVPTGWRVQLGGRSFEVVARGSDS
- a CDS encoding FtsK/SpoIIIE domain-containing protein, with amino-acid sequence MLDDPLVSKRHARVEVDQSIELVDLNSANGLVVDGGLVQRVRVIPGQRITIGATEVSFALVPRVETDDSRVLERGGALMFNRSPRVEDRYAGREFRHPIIPNEADPRIFPWPMIMAPVLLGLAMFAMTQRPTSLLIVFMAPLMMLGNFIGQRTQQGKKLQLEIATFETQLDDLEDALQREEVVERDRRRAEAPATATVYEAAMALGPLLWTRRPEHWNFLGLRLGVGTGTSRNTVQEPTDQRGIAQYSLQVEQLRERFRTVEDVPLIELLPSAGAIGIAGPRELAADVVRGLGVQLFGLHAPNEVVTAAIVDPGWTGDMEWMKWLPHTTSPRSPFAEMALADSQSAGTALLNGLEEAILERLSGSATRRGPLSAQATSMAMGKHVGDHRDAAGEVGDVSLVLFVTHDAPVDRPRLTQVIERGPDAGVYTIFVAPTVESLPAACRTFVDVSNGLADATVGWVRAGERGPSVAIEGVSREYAEIFAKRLAPVVDSSSVAADSSDLPASVSLLRLIGTDMAAEPQAAVERWRQNNSIVDRTRGPRPRLKRAGTLKAYIGQGSPDAMSLDLRTQGPHALVGGTTGSGKSEFLQAWVLGMAAEYSPDRVTFLFVDYKGGSAFADCVDLPHCVGLVTDLSPHLVRRALTSLRAELHHREHLFNRKKAKDLLELEKRQDPETPPALVLVIDEFAALATEVPEFVDGVVDIAQRGRSLGIHLIMATQRPAGVIKDNLRANTNLRVALRMADAADSNDVVGDVVASTFDPSLPGRGIAKTGPGRLVPFQSGYAGGWTSEEPDHAQVRVAELRFGSVTLWESDGEGESDTHDEDLGPNDQKRLVANLVRAAADAAIPAPRRPWLDDLAGTIDLRDLPLEGDHRIPLGVADIPQRQLQAPVFFEPDTDGHMLVYGTSGAGKSAALRTIGIAAGARPDLARAAVYGIDFGTGALRSMESLPHVGSIVPGDDAERVQRLFRTLRGMLDDRAKRYSTVNAATLAEYRAITGDASEPRVFVLLDGFGVFKQDWETVSARAPFYAIFMRLLGEGRPLGIHVVATADRYGAVPTAVSANVTKRIVLRMSDEGAYAILGVAKDVLTERSVPGRAIVDGLETQVAVLGGTTNVAEQNAATEQFAARLRAAGSVEAKNIGSLPVELDLSALPDRVGDLPVLGIGDDTLGPTGFEPIGTFVVAGPPQSGKTTAVRAIVAALERFDPDVELFHIGGRRAALREFRPWRRAVSGVEDVRALAKELKEIVADESIASRLAIVVENIAEFGDTDAERPLKELFQAINRSDHFLVADGDVAQLTSGYGLIGELKAGRHGIALRPDSYDGDSLFKVPFPKVQRHEFPSGRGLFVENGRSITVQMPLVVEEFAGARP